Within the Mycetohabitans rhizoxinica HKI 454 genome, the region CCGCAATACCCATGTCTATGTGTGCGGGCTGAAGGGAATGGAAGAAGGGGTACTGCTCGCACTCAGGGATATTGCGCAGTGTTATGGATTGGATTGGCAACGGGTGTGGGCTGACCTCAGACGTGAAGGGCGCCTCCATTTGGAGACCTACTGATCGGCGGCGGATCGCGCTACGTTAGCGCCAAGTTCATCCCCGGCAAGGCGTTCAAGGACGCGGTGAGCGCCGCGTGACGCCGTGCCGCGCGCAGGCATGTTGCCCTGCGCTCGATGTCAAAACAGCTGCCTGCCCAGGCTGGACAGGCTGATCCATTTGACCGTGCTTATCAGCGTCCGCCCCGTTTCATCGATCGATTCGATCATCGCGCGCTGTCCGCGGGCTTCGGCGACGACGCGCACGATCCGTTGTCGATAGCGCATCAGCGCGCCGATGGGGGGACATTCGATGTTCTTTCGTCTTTTGACGGGCTTGGGCATACGGGCGAGGACGCGAGTAGGCAAACGCGGCCGGGATTATCGCACGAAGGCGGGCGGACGTTGTCGCCCGCAGCGGCGGCAGCCTCGATCCGCACCGCGGGCTGGTGCGCACATGCCAGAACATCCGACTGTTCAAGTCGTTGGCCGTGATCGAGAACCTGCTAGCCGCGCAGCACCGGTTGACTCAAAGCGGGCTATTGCGCGGGTTGCTGGCCACGCCGGTATATCGGCGCGTGGAACGCGATGCACTAAAGCGTGCGGCGCGCTGGCTCGAGCGCATGGTATTAGATCTTCGATATCATTCGCGCGATTCGCGACGAGGGCGTGACGGTGTTTCTGGTCGAGCAGAACGCGAACAACGCACTGCAGGTGGCCGATCGCGGCTCCGTAGTGGAAACCGGCCGCGTGGTGCTGGCCGATACCGACGCGAATTTGCTGGTTAACGAACGCGTTAAAAGCGCGTACCTGGGCGGCTGACCGGGGGCACGCCCGCGGCCACACCCGACGGCACGGCTGCGCCGTCGGGCCGGCGCGGCCACGGTGTCAAAGCCGATAGTCGCCAGCCGCCTCGGGCTGGAATACGATCTGCTCGACCTTGAGCGTTTGCGGTGCCCCGCTGGGGGGCGTCACGCGCAACTCGTCGCCCGGCGTTGCGCCGAGCAGCGCGAGGCCGACCGGCGAGAACACGTTCAACCGTCCCTGTGAGAAGTCGGCGTTCGGTGGGTAGACGACGGTCCACGTCATGCGTTCGCCGGACGATGGATTCGACAGCGTCACAGTCGAATTCATCGTAACGACGCTCGGGTCGATGTCGGTGGCTTCAACCACGGCCGCGCGCTCGAGCAGGGCATCAAGCATCGTCTGGTAGCCGGATTGCGGGCTCGCTTGTGCCGCATGGCGCTCGAGTCGGCTGACGTCGGTTTCTGTCAGATAGCAGGTCTTCATCTTGTTTCTCCAACGCAACGAAAAGTCAAATGGTTGGGTGCGCCCGGTACCCGCCCAGGCAGCGGCTGAAACAAGGGGCCGCTTAGTGCGAGTGCCGGGCCAATGAAAGCGGTGCCGCGGCGATGTATCGGAGCAGGTTGATACCAGGTCGGTCCGTTCGGATCGCGCGCGCCGCTGCCGCCGCACGCATGGCGTGGCGACGTCGCAACGGCACTGGGAACAGGAACACGCGCATGGCGGGTCTCAACCGGAGAACGGGGAATGAAGAAAACAACACGATGCTATCACAGCGTGCCGTATCAGGTAGCCCGGATGCGCTATTGTTACGCGTGCGCGTCGCCATGTGGGCGACATTGCGCGCATGATAGTTGGCGCCCCGCGTCCGGCTCCGTATTGCGCTTGCGTACGGACTAGCGAGGACGACTCGCATGGGCATGGGGTTGAAGTGTCGGACATTGAACGCAGCGGCAGTTTGTCGATGTGGCAACTCTTCTTCACGCATCCGCTTCAGCACCGAAAGCTTGAATTCGACGCTGTAGAACGCTCGCTTCTTTTTGGCAACACCTGCCTCAGCGTGTGCGGGATAACCAGCAATCCATTGGCGCAGCGATGAAACATCGACCTCGTGCCGCTGAACCACAGTCTTCAGCGGTGATCCTCGCGCAGACCGAGCACGTCAAGGTATGTGCCGAGAGCACGCTGAACCGACGCAGCGACCAACTGTGTAATGCCGCTGTAATCGCCTGTCACGCACGCCTCATCCAATGAGTCGTAGTAAGCGAGGCGATCTTCTTTACGGATAACGGCAGGTGGATAACCAAACTTCATCAACTCAAAGTTGAGCAGCAGTCGGCCCGTTCTGCCGTTACTGTCCACAAACGGGTGGATTTTTACAAACCGTGTATGCAGCTCGGCTGCACGCGTGACAGGATGCACCGTCTGAGCTTGCGCGTGCCAATCAATGAGCGCAGCCATTTCGGCCGGCAGATGCAGGAAGTCCGGCGGCGTTGTACTAGCGCCCGCGATCACCACGTTCTCATGGTGATATTGGCCGGCTTCTTTGTCATCAATCCCTTTCAGCACTAGGCTGTGAAGGTTGCGAATCTGCCATTCGGACAGCGTCTCGTTCTTCGCGACGATCTCTTCGACGTAGAGAATAGCGTCGCGATGGTTCGTGGCCTCGAAGTGCTCGCGCAGCGACTTGCCTCCCACCGTAATGCCTTCCAGTACCACCTTCGTCTCACGCAATGTTAGCGTGTTGCCTTCGATTGCGTTCGAGTGGTACGTCCATTCCAGCATCAGCTTTTCGCGCAGTGATGCGACCGTATGCGGCGGCAGTGGACGCGCTGCATCAAGCTTCGCCTTGTCGGCGTCAACCGCTTCCAGCATAGGCTGTAAAGACGAATCCATCCCTTTCTCTCATCACGATTTTAACCTACCACGCCTACACGCAAAATCTTGCCAGACGGCGCGTCGGAAAAATCTGCATATATGAACCGTTCATCTCGATAAGTGGTATTGACTTGCTGGGCGAGATACAAAGTATCTTACATGATAGGAGGTCGTAATGGCTGCAACGACAATGGTTCATATCCGTATTGACGAGGCCCTCAAAGCGCAGGCTGCGCAAACGTTGGCCTCGATGGGTCTCACTGTTTCCGATGCCATTCGAGTTTTCCTGACGCGCGTCGTGGCAGACAAGGTGCTGCCCTTTGCCACCGAAGCGCCTAATGCGGCCAGCTGTGCCGCCCTGGTCCGGCGCGGGCACCTCGCTTGCGATGACCGCGAAGCCGCGCCGCTGTTCCTCGGCGCGCCGTTTCCACGGCCGCGTTCAACGCAAGAATGTTGGTCTGAAACGCGATGCCTTTGAGGATGCCGGTGATTTTGGCAACGTGGGCCGAGCGGGCGCTGGTATCGGTCATCGTCTCCACCACTTAGCTGACCACGGCGCTGGCTTCGTGCGCCACTTCCGATGCGTTAGCAGCCTGCGGGCTGGCCTGTTGCACGTTCTGCGCGTTCCGTTTCACGGGCGTGGTCAGCGCTTCCATGCTGGGGACGGTCTCTTGCAGCGAAGCAGCCTGCTGCTCAGCGCGCGGCAGTCGCTGGTGACAACTGTGGGCTGCCCACAAGCGGATCCGCGCTATTGCAGTGATGATTGCCCCGTACAACGACGACGCTTATCGGGTCCCCGACGGATTTATCGTTGCAACAACGGTGCTGCCGTGCAACAGATCAAAATGCGGCCATGCCCGGCGATGCAGATCGTTGGGCATGGCTTTTTTCTTGCGCGTCTAGATGGTAGAATGCGCTCCGCCCTTTCCCGGGGTGATGAAATTGGTAAACATAGCGGACTTAACAATTTGAGTGCACGGCCGGAAACGGCCGATGTAGAACCCTTCAAATTCGGCGAACCCCCTGGCGCATGAGCCGAGGCAACGCCGAGCCAAGCCGGTCGGGCCTGCTGGGCCTGGCAGGAAGGTGTAGAGACTAGACGGAGGGCGCCTAATGCGCGATACCGCAGTAACACGAGCGGCACCGCGCGATGGCGAAGGCATAGTCCAGCGCACGAACGCCGGTCATCGCGATGATCGGCGGCGCCGAAAGGCGTGGTGTGAAGAAAATCCGCCGCTTCACGGCTTGCCGGTTCGAGTCCGGTCCCCGGGACCACAGATTATTCCGCGCCTATGCGCCTCATTGATGCTGCCGCGCGGATGACGATCGTGTCCCGCCGGGGCTGTATCGTCGCGCGCGGTACGCGCCAGCGCGCGCAATTGTGCGAGCGCAGTATGCATCTCTTCCAGCGCAGGATCGGCTTCGGACGTCGCCGCCGCAGCCCCGGTCGTGGACACGAAATTTGAGCGCAGTGGCGCATCGTCGATGCTCAGGTCGGCAATTAGCGCGACGGCGGCGATCGCGGTACCGATACCGGCCATCCAGTGCGAACGTGACACGTCTCGTGCGGCCCTACGCGCGTGTGGCACCCTGCGTGCGTTGCGTAGAAACAGGCGCATCCACTTGCTCCACCGCCACCGCGATGTTCGTCGATGACGGCCGTGGGACTGCGGCGCAATACGGCGCACGCTGGCATGCAGTGCAAGATCGTATTGGGCGCGGCGTAACGGGTTGGTCAACGCGGCGTATGCGTCGTTAATCCGCTGGAATTGCGCTTGCGCATAGTGCTCCCGCCCGCGATTGCGGTCCGGATGCCACTTCATCGCTGCACGCCGCCACGCCGCCTTCAACTCGGTTGGCGTTGCGTGAGGCGTGACCCCCAGGATGTCATATAACGTTTTCATCGCGGCGTTCTTTATCGGCACGCCACGCCCGTCGCGTACCGAGGGTTTTACGGATGCGGGGCACGAGTGTTTGTACGCAAACGCACGCTGACAGGCTGGCTGCTTCGCGCGAGTTGCCTTCGCTTCGCACGGTTTCTCCTTACCCGCCGTGAACGGCTGCCTAATTTGGACGGCCTAAACGATCTATCGGACACGTCAGGGGAAAGAAATGTTTCGAGTGGTAACCCGGGATGGATGGACAAGCATAGCAAAAACGAAGCAGACCATTGCAGGTGTCGCGAAATGGAGTCTTTGCGGCACGAATGCGCCAATGCCATACCGGATTTTCGTGGGACTGCGGAGATACAAAGATTTACAAACCGTCGGCGTCTGTAACGCTTCGACGCCATAATGACGCCGTGCTCGCTTACTATGGGTTTTGTCTCGGCGGTGCTTGAAAGACCGGCACCTTTTTACAGAACTTCGCAGAGGCCAGGATCGGTGACTGACAGGTCTCAGCGATCGGACGCGCGAGCGCCGTGTACCGCTCGGGCCAGCCAATAGGCAATGTGAGGCGGTGATGTCCGAGCGTGGGGCGTTGCGTGCCGCAGGCCGTGCGTCAACCTGGCTTGTCCCCCGTCCAAAAGGGCATTGACATGACGCAACGCTTTTCGCCACGGGCTGGATTTTCGTACGCAGTCCATGATGATGGCATGGCCGTCACTCAGGTATGGCCGTGTGCGGGATCAGGGCGATTGTATGCATCAACGATGCACAGGTTCGCCGGGACAGGGCGCCACGCGCTATCCTATCGATAAGGGGCAGAGTGAATGAACAGCGGACACAGGCGGCAACTCGTCTACGTGACGCGGTCAGCGGACCGTGCGCTACAACGGTTGCTGACCCGGCATGGATGGAGCGTCGCGACGTGCGATACGGCGCGTCAGGCAGAGCGCCTGGTGAACACTACTGGCGCACGCGTGGGCATCTTTGATGTTAGCAGCGGCTTTGATGAGGCAATCGCGCAGTTCGAACCAGTGCTGCTTCGCCCGGACATGATGTGGGTGGCCACGCCCACGGCCGCGCAATTGGCGGCGGCGCATGTGCGTCGATGTGTGCGCAGCCATTGTTTTGACTTCGTGGCGATGCCGGGCCCCGCGCAATTAGTGGTAGATGTGGTCGCACGCGCGTACCAGATGGCAGAGCTTGACGCGGGGGGCGACGCACCGCGTGCACAAGGCGAGATGATCGGCGCCTGCGAGGCGATGCAGCAATTATTCCGCGTAATTGGCAAGGTTGCCAATACTGACGCGCCAGTGCTAATTTTCGGCGAGTCTGGCACGGGCAAGGAGCTCACGGCCAAGTCGATCCACGACCAGTCGATTCGCGCAACGGGGCCGTTCGTTGCCATCAACTGTGGTGCGATTCCGCCTCATCTGCTGCAATCCGAACTGTTCGGCTACGAGCGGGGAGCGTTTACCGGCGCGAATCAGCGCAAGATCGGCTACGTCGAAGCGGCCAATGGCGGTACGCTTTTTCTGGACGAGATTGGCGATCTTCCGCTTGAGAGCCAAGCGGGCCTGCTGCGCTTTCTGCAGGAGCGCACCATACAACGCCTGGGCGGACACGATGCGATTTCGGTGGATGTACGAATCATCTCTGCCACGCACGTCGACTTGGAGGCGGCGGTGAGCGCGGGGCGCTTCCGTTCAGACCTCTATCATCGATTGTGCGTACTCAGGCTCGAGGAGCCGCCGCTGCGCGGCCGCGGTCGTGACATCGAGTTGCTTGCGCAGCGCATGTTCGAGCGCTATCGTGGCGACAGCCCGCGGCACATCCGCGGCTTCTCTGCGGCGGCGCTCAACGCGATGTATCGTTATTCGTGGCCGGGCAACGTGCGCGAGTTGATCAATCGAGTGCGCCGCGCGATCGTGATGGCCGAGGGGCGAGTGATCACCCCCGAGGACCTGGAGCTAGAGGATGTCCTTGAGCAACAGGCACCGACGCTGGCGCTCGCTCGCGAGAACGCCGAGCGCCGCGCGATCGAAGGGGCGCTCGCGCGACATCGGAACCGGCTTGCCGGTGCCGCGCAGGAACTCGGCGTGTCCCGCGCCACGCTGTACCGGCTGATGCTCTCGCACGGTATGCGCACGCGCCAGGGCCAGGATGATACCCGGCCGAAGCCGTCGCGCGCCGTGTCGTTGACGCGCGCAACCGGCCGTGGGCTGGCCGCTGACGCTCGGGCCAGACTGGCTCGCGCCGCGCCGGACGACGCGCCGCACTCGGCACATCCGCCGGCGCGAACATCGGGCGATACTGCCTGCGCAGACGACGCGGTGGTGTGCGATTTTGATCCCCACCGGTCGTGTTCATCGACGACAGCGCGGGCTGACGCCACATCGCTGCATGCGCATCGGCGCAATCCATGGCTTCCCGGCAGCCCACATGCCGGCGCCGATACGCTGCCCGACCCAGACGAACGTAGCTGGCACTGCGTTTTCGACCTTGCCGGCAGCGGTCGCCGCACGATGCTTGACGAGACATTGAACGACATCGTCAAGGATCTTCGGCTCTTGCAGCGCAATTGACGCGCTGTGGCTGCTGATACGCGTCGGGCGTGCGCCCCCCCGGTCCCCAGGCCGGCGGCGCTGCGACTTTGTTCGCAAGCGTACTGAATGCAATGCCTCTCAACGGATTAAATCGGTTCGATTATTAACGAATCTTTAAGAGGCAGGCTCTGCCGCCGCCGAGTAGTGGCGCTGGGCCGTACCTGGGGACACCATGAATAGCAAGCTGCGAGAAATCCTTGCCCAATGGGCCGACCTGGACGTGCCCATCGCGTCGCTGCCCGACGATGCCAGCCTGTACGATGCCGGTATGTCATCATTGGCCACCGTCAAGATCCTGATGGCGATTGAGAACGCCTTTAATGTCGAAATTCCGGACGAGTGGCTCACGCGCGAGTTGTTTACGAGCGTTGCTTCGTTGAGCCAGGCCATCAAGCAGCTCCAGTCCGACGAGGCAGCCGCATGATGGTGGCGCCCGGGCGGCAGAAAGCGGTAGCGATCGCGCGGGGCCCAACGCGGGCGATGCCGGCCAAGGTCGGCGGCGTGGCCCGCACGAGCTCACGGCGATGGTCCGGGCCGGCCGAACACGCCCACCTGCAGCCGCTGCTGTACATCGTGTCTGAACATGCCACCGATGTGGATCGCGACGCGCGCTTTCCCACCGAGGCGCTGGGCGCGTTGCGTGAAGCAGGCTTGATGTCATCGCTGGTGCCGGCGTCACTGGGCGGAGCCGCAACATCGCTCAAGACCGTTGCGGGTATTTGCGAGGCGCTGGCGCGCGCTTGTGCATCCAGCGCGATGATGTTCGCGATGCACCAGGCGAGCGTCGCATGGCTCGTGCTGCATCACGAAGCGCATGAGGCCAGTCGCGCATTGCTGCAGCGATTGTGCGCCGAGCAAATGCTGTTCGGCATTGCCGGTATGGCCGACGCGACCCCGGTCGCGGGCACCGCCAGTGGGCCCAGGCCCGCATTGCTGCAGCACCATGCGGAGCAATTCACACTGGTGATCGACGGCACGACGATCCCGTATGGCGCTTACGCGGACGCTCTATTGCTGCCGGCGGGCGAAAATGGATTTATCGCCGTGTCCAAGGAACAGTACAAGCTGGAGCGGCGCGAAAGCTGGGATGCGCTTGGCATGCGAGGATTGTGCAGCGACGAATTCCGTGTGGTCGTCACGGGCGAGTCGAGCCAAATCCTGCATACGGCGCGCCATGGCGCAGGCAACCTTCATGCGATTGTCCAATTGCTGCACAGCGCCGTATGGGTTGGCATCGCCACCAGCGCATTGGAACGAGCGCAGGCTTACTCGAGGGGGCGGGGCGAGTCGGCGCACGTGCTGATGCCCGGTGCCGCGCGCCTTGCCGAAGCGAATGCGCTGTTGCAGATGATGCGCGCGCATCTGGGCAGCGCACTGAAGCAGGCCAGCAGCGGTCCTGGCGGCTTGCCGCCGCGCGATGGCGCCTTCGTCGATGAAATGCAGGTGTTGAGGACCGGGGTATCGAGAAGCGCGCTGGCGCTGGTCAATCACGCGATGATGGTCTGCGGCATAGACGGTTATCGCAACGATACGGATGTCAGTGTCGCGCGGCATCTGCGCGATTTGTACGCTGCGCCGCTTGGGTTGGGATCCCCCTGCCATGCAGCAATGCCTCCTACCCCCGCCTCCGACGTTACGCCG harbors:
- a CDS encoding type II toxin-antitoxin system RelB/DinJ family antitoxin, with the protein product MAATTMVHIRIDEALKAQAAQTLASMGLTVSDAIRVFLTRVVADKVLPFATEAPNAASCAALVRRGHLACDDREAAPLFLGAPFPRPRSTQECWSETRCL
- a CDS encoding acyl carrier protein, producing MNSKLREILAQWADLDVPIASLPDDASLYDAGMSSLATVKILMAIENAFNVEIPDEWLTRELFTSVASLSQAIKQLQSDEAAA
- a CDS encoding J domain-containing protein → MKTLYDILGVTPHATPTELKAAWRRAAMKWHPDRNRGREHYAQAQFQRINDAYAALTNPLRRAQYDLALHASVRRIAPQSHGRHRRTSRWRWSKWMRLFLRNARRVPHARRAARDVSRSHWMAGIGTAIAAVALIADLSIDDAPLRSNFVSTTGAAAATSEADPALEEMHTALAQLRALARTARDDTAPAGHDRHPRGSINEAHRRGIICGPGDRTRTGKP
- a CDS encoding Fic family protein, with translation MDSSLQPMLEAVDADKAKLDAARPLPPHTVASLREKLMLEWTYHSNAIEGNTLTLRETKVVLEGITVGGKSLREHFEATNHRDAILYVEEIVAKNETLSEWQIRNLHSLVLKGIDDKEAGQYHHENVVIAGASTTPPDFLHLPAEMAALIDWHAQAQTVHPVTRAAELHTRFVKIHPFVDSNGRTGRLLLNFELMKFGYPPAVIRKEDRLAYYDSLDEACVTGDYSGITQLVAASVQRALGTYLDVLGLREDHR
- a CDS encoding acyl-CoA dehydrogenase family protein: MMVAPGRQKAVAIARGPTRAMPAKVGGVARTSSRRWSGPAEHAHLQPLLYIVSEHATDVDRDARFPTEALGALREAGLMSSLVPASLGGAATSLKTVAGICEALARACASSAMMFAMHQASVAWLVLHHEAHEASRALLQRLCAEQMLFGIAGMADATPVAGTASGPRPALLQHHAEQFTLVIDGTTIPYGAYADALLLPAGENGFIAVSKEQYKLERRESWDALGMRGLCSDEFRVVVTGESSQILHTARHGAGNLHAIVQLLHSAVWVGIATSALERAQAYSRGRGESAHVLMPGAARLAEANALLQMMRAHLGSALKQASSGPGGLPPRDGAFVDEMQVLRTGVSRSALALVNHAMMVCGIDGYRNDTDVSVARHLRDLYAAPLGLGSPCHAAMPPTPASDVTPSSDILPE
- a CDS encoding GreA/GreB family elongation factor — translated: MKTCYLTETDVSRLERHAAQASPQSGYQTMLDALLERAAVVEATDIDPSVVTMNSTVTLSNPSSGERMTWTVVYPPNADFSQGRLNVFSPVGLALLGATPGDELRVTPPSGAPQTLKVEQIVFQPEAAGDYRL